From the genome of Meriones unguiculatus strain TT.TT164.6M chromosome X unlocalized genomic scaffold, Bangor_MerUng_6.1 ChrX_unordered_Scaffold_30, whole genome shotgun sequence, one region includes:
- the LOC132651485 gene encoding protein TsetseEP-like encodes MPVSWNKHQEQRCVVTDSDSDTGSPIEEKRTKVCEISNKDDSRDEGQILEYEKEVVQSIDSILCSADVCDLWCLYGSSNQPSSEPKPEPLPESELEPDQELQPLPETEPQAEHKPQPKPNLQPEPEQEPEPEPEGQLQPEP; translated from the exons atgccagtgtcatggaacAAGCACCAAGAACAACG CTGTGTGGTAACTGACTCAGACTCTGACACTGGATCTCCCATTGAAGAAAAGAGAACTAAGGTCTGTGAAATAAGCAACAAAG atgatTCCCGTGATGAAGGCCAAATACTTGAGTATGAAAAAGAAGTGGTTCAAAGTATTGATTCTATTCTTTGTTCAGCTGATGTTTGTGACCTGTGGTGTCTTTATGGAAGTTCCAACCAACCATCAAGTGAGCCTAAGCCAGAGCCATTGCCAGAGTCAGAGCTGGAGCCAGATCAGGAGCTGCAACCTCTGCCAGAGACCGAACCACAGGCTGAGCACAAGCCCCAACCCAAGCCCAACttgcagccagagccagagcaggagcctgagcctgagccagAGGGACAGCTGCAGCCAGAGCCTTAA